A genomic window from Patescibacteria group bacterium includes:
- a CDS encoding O-antigen ligase family protein: MAKLLKSLKETNWLSLAVIVLFIFIPLYPKFPLVNVPGTYVAIRVEDLLVMAIVLFWLALEIKNGFPVLRDRVSQLILLYLAIGGLSFFSALLITKNISSHLALLHWFRRFEYMSLFFVAYASVKEMRNVVSYAWAILLATIGVVIYGLGQKFFAWPVVSTMNEEFSKGLLLQLSEWARVNSTFAGHYDLAAYLVMILALTIGLMVGLKKKASKVAVGLVGFFSLYLLVLTASRVSFIAYLMAMVLILISLKKYWWVGPVLAVSLMLVFLSADFVQRYATTFNIDLSALSTRIKLFEQAKEEAIIQTPVTEEEPKGTVAQRPKPSPKAKKEAEEATVTAEAWKPTTEMAVEYSSGIRFNVEWPRSLRAFAKNPLLGTGYSSVTLATDNDYLRILAETGLLGFLSFWLIFLEIGRRVILFFQKEKKTFAKAMVVALAGAAIGLFANAIFIDVFEASKVAFVFWLLMGTLMGLMALKPVKLKT; encoded by the coding sequence ATGGCGAAGCTTTTAAAATCGCTTAAAGAAACCAACTGGCTGTCCTTAGCGGTCATTGTTTTGTTTATCTTTATTCCTTTGTATCCCAAATTTCCTTTGGTCAATGTCCCGGGGACTTACGTGGCCATTAGGGTTGAAGACCTTTTGGTGATGGCGATTGTTTTATTCTGGTTGGCTTTGGAAATCAAGAATGGTTTTCCGGTGCTTCGGGACCGGGTCAGTCAGTTAATTCTCCTTTATCTGGCAATTGGCGGTCTGTCTTTTTTCAGCGCTCTTTTGATTACTAAAAACATTTCCTCTCATTTAGCCTTGCTTCATTGGTTCCGGCGTTTTGAGTACATGTCGCTTTTCTTTGTGGCCTATGCTTCGGTTAAAGAAATGAGAAACGTGGTTTCCTATGCTTGGGCGATTCTTCTGGCGACGATTGGGGTAGTGATCTATGGCTTGGGCCAAAAGTTTTTTGCCTGGCCCGTGGTCTCGACTATGAACGAAGAATTTTCCAAGGGTTTACTGCTCCAATTAAGTGAGTGGGCGAGGGTCAATTCCACTTTTGCGGGTCACTATGATTTAGCTGCCTATTTGGTGATGATTCTGGCTTTAACCATTGGTTTGATGGTTGGTCTGAAGAAAAAAGCCAGCAAGGTGGCCGTTGGCTTGGTTGGTTTTTTCAGTCTTTATCTTTTGGTTCTGACGGCTTCCCGAGTTTCTTTTATTGCCTATTTAATGGCGATGGTTCTCATTCTGATTAGCTTAAAGAAGTATTGGTGGGTGGGACCGGTGCTGGCGGTCAGTCTAATGTTGGTTTTTCTTTCGGCGGACTTTGTTCAACGTTACGCCACCACTTTTAACATTGATCTTTCCGCTCTTTCGACTCGGATTAAACTTTTTGAACAAGCCAAGGAAGAGGCAATTATCCAAACACCGGTGACTGAAGAAGAACCGAAAGGAACGGTAGCCCAGCGGCCCAAGCCTTCACCCAAAGCCAAAAAAGAAGCAGAAGAAGCGACAGTCACGGCTGAAGCCTGGAAGCCGACCACTGAGATGGCGGTTGAATATTCCAGCGGGATTCGTTTTAATGTTGAATGGCCCAGGTCCCTTAGAGCTTTTGCCAAAAATCCTTTGTTAGGGACGGGCTATTCTTCGGTGACTTTGGCCACGGATAATGACTATTTGCGGATTTTGGCGGAAACCGGTCTGCTTGGTTTTCTTTCCTTTTGGTTGATCTTTTTAGAAATTGGTCGAAGGGTAATCTTGTTTTTCCAAAAAGAAAAGAAGACCTTTGCTAAGGCAATGGTCGTTGCTCTGGCCGGGGCGGCGATTGGTTTGTTTGCTAATGCGATTTTCATTGATGTTTTTGAAGCCTCCAAAGTCGCTTTTGTTTTCTGGCTCTTAATGGGCACTTTAATGGGTTTAATGGCTTTAAAGCCAGTCAAACTAAAAACATGA